Proteins from one Ipomoea triloba cultivar NCNSP0323 chromosome 1, ASM357664v1 genomic window:
- the LOC116010857 gene encoding uncharacterized protein LOC116010857, with amino-acid sequence MDRMVQMMERMAEFMMAQQAPNQNQVQPRVDYAKAIASRHPPTYAGEEDPVVLEEWIRTFDKLLDAVNCPADQRISSAVYYLTKVADNWWTTTGPDLLQEPDFDWEDFKTALRAQFYTERIRGIKCEEFLRLRQKGASIQEYYAKYIELLRFAQDIVPDDVSKARRFVRGMDWDN; translated from the coding sequence ATGGATCGCATGGTGCAGATGATGGAAAGAATGGCggagttcatgatggctcagcaggCTCCAAACCAAAATCAAGTTCAGCCCCGAGTAGATTATGCTAAAGCAATAGCCAGCAGGCACCCTCCGACCTatgccggagaagaagatcccgtGGTTCTGGAAGAGTGGATCAGAACATTTGACAAGTTGTTGGACGCAGTAAACTGCCCTGCGGATCAGAGAATATCCTCGGCTGTGTACTACCTCACAAAGGTTGCGGACAATTGGTGGACTACAACTGGGCCTGATCTTTTGCAAGAACCAGACTTCGACTGGGAAGACTTCAAAACAGCATTGAGGGCTCAGTTTTACACTGAAAGAATTCGAGGAATTAAATGCGAAGAATTTCTAAGGCTGAGACAGAAAGGGGCAAGTATTCAGGAGTATTATGCAAAGTACATAGAACTGCTAAGATTCGCCCAGGATATCGTGCCGGATGACGTGAGCAAGGCAAGAAGATTCGTGCGCGGCATGGACTGGGATAACTGA